Proteins found in one Corynebacterium zhongnanshanii genomic segment:
- the ruvA gene encoding Holliday junction branch migration protein RuvA — protein MIASLRGTVIDKGLDFAVIECHGVGYLCSATPETLAHLSRGEEAFVYTTMVVREDAQLLFAFSTTDQRTIFTLLQTVSGVAAKTALGIMAVVTPDELVRAIRESDLKTLQRASGVGKKLAERMVLELRDKVGAIAPEAAPQSAAGDPQLPVDVHESVQAQVTEALVGLGFPESKASAQAQASIQALVEAGADQVDASTVLRQALATMGTK, from the coding sequence ATGATCGCTTCCCTGCGCGGCACCGTCATTGATAAAGGTCTGGACTTCGCCGTGATCGAGTGTCACGGCGTGGGCTACCTCTGTTCGGCCACGCCCGAGACGCTGGCTCACCTCTCACGCGGTGAGGAGGCGTTCGTGTACACCACCATGGTGGTCCGCGAGGACGCGCAACTCCTGTTCGCCTTTTCCACTACTGACCAGCGCACCATCTTCACGCTACTGCAGACCGTCAGCGGGGTTGCGGCTAAGACGGCGCTGGGCATCATGGCGGTGGTCACCCCCGATGAGCTGGTCCGCGCGATCCGGGAATCAGACCTGAAGACCCTTCAGCGCGCCAGCGGAGTGGGGAAGAAGCTCGCCGAACGCATGGTGCTGGAGCTGCGGGACAAAGTGGGCGCCATCGCTCCCGAGGCAGCGCCCCAGAGTGCAGCCGGGGATCCCCAGTTGCCGGTCGATGTCCACGAGTCCGTCCAGGCCCAGGTCACCGAGGCGCTGGTGGGGCTCGGATTTCCCGAATCCAAGGCCTCCGCGCAGGCACAGGCCAGCATCCAGGCGTTGGTGGAGGCAGGTGCAGATCAGGTGGACGCCTCGACGGTGCTGCGCCAAGCTCTGGCTACGATGGGCACGAAGTAG
- the ruvC gene encoding crossover junction endodeoxyribonuclease RuvC, whose product MRVMGIDPGLTRCGLSVVQAGTGRTVHPIAVGVVRTPAEEDLARRLLRLSNAVEEWMDDYKPDVVALERVFERSNVSTVMNTAHASGVLMLAAARRGVEVYMYTPSEVKKSVSGNGRADKAQMTAMVTRILGLSSPPKPADAADALALAVCHCWRAPMHALINDR is encoded by the coding sequence ATGCGCGTGATGGGAATCGACCCCGGACTTACCCGCTGCGGCCTGTCTGTGGTGCAAGCAGGTACCGGACGCACCGTGCACCCCATCGCGGTGGGTGTGGTGCGTACGCCCGCGGAGGAGGATCTAGCTCGGCGCCTCCTACGTCTGTCCAATGCAGTGGAAGAGTGGATGGACGACTACAAGCCTGATGTGGTGGCGTTGGAACGTGTTTTCGAGCGCTCTAATGTGTCCACGGTCATGAACACCGCCCACGCTTCGGGGGTTCTCATGCTTGCCGCGGCTCGCCGCGGGGTGGAGGTGTACATGTACACGCCCTCAGAAGTGAAGAAGTCCGTGAGCGGCAACGGCCGCGCCGATAAAGCCCAGATGACGGCGATGGTGACACGCATTCTGGGCTTGTCCTCGCCACCGAAACCCGCCGACGCGGCCGACGCCCTCGCGCTGGCCGTGTGCCATTGCTGGCGCGCACCGATGCATGCGCTCATAAACGATCGTTGA